The DNA sequence CGACCAGCGCCAACGACAGCCGCTCCTATCGTCCCGAGACCTCGCTGAACTATGAGATGGGGCTCAAGTTCAACACCCCGGACCAGAAGGTGAGCGCTCGCGCCGCCGTGTTTCAGATCGAAAGCCGCAATACCCAGCTGTACCAGGGCATCGTCGGCAGCCAGTACCTGACCAACGCCGGACAAGCCCGCTCTCGCGGCATCGAAGCCAACCTGTCGGCTGAAGTGTTGCGCAACTGGACGCTGGGCCTGGATGCGCAGGTGGTCGATTCGATCTTCACCGACTATCACGTCAACAGCAGCACCGACTACACCGGCAACAAGCTGCCCTTCGTGCCCCGCTATATCCTGGCGGCCAGCCTGAGCGGCCGCATTGCTACCGACGTGGGCATGGTACGTCCGCGCGTGGCAGCGCGCTACATCGGCCAGCAGCAGTTCGATGCGGCCAATAGCCTGAAGCAGCAGGGCTACATGCTGGTGGATGGCCAGGTGTCGTGGCGCGCTACCAGCAAGCTCGATGTGAGCTTCTACATCAACAATGCCTTCGACAAGCGTTATCTGAACTATGCCGCTACCTCCAACGGACTGAGGTTCGGTACCCTGGGCGAAGGCCGGGAGTTCGGCGTGAAGCTGCGTTACGATTTCTGAGCGGAGCGCAGGGCCAGTTGATCAGCGTAGTCGTGGCGTGATCACTGGTCGAAGCAAGTAAAAAAACAGGCAAAGGCGCAGGCCTTTGCCTGTTCTTGTTTTTGTTGTTGATATTCCGTTTCTATCTTTGCCTTTGTCTTTATCGATGATCGATGTTGATGTCGGGATCAAGCCATCAAATCATCAAACCTTCTCCCTGCCCTGCACCGCCCGGCGTGCAATCTGCTGCCATAGCCCCTGCTGGGCTTGTTCATCGGGGAAATGTGCGCCCGCAATGACCTGCTGGCTGAAGTCCGCTGCTGTATGCATTTGCCACAGCGCCATTTGTGCCGCGCTCACTTCGGGATCACGCTCTCCGACGAAGCTATGCAGCGGGCATTGCAGCGCCGGTCTGGGCTGGTATTGATAGCACTCGGTGATGGCAAAGTCGGCGCGGATGACGGGAAGAAAAAGCGCTTGCAGTTCCGGGTGCGCCAGCAGTGTGGTGCCATTGCCACCCAGTGCCAGCAATTGCTCGACCAGCTCGGCATCGCCCATCTGATGACGCCAGGGCATCGGTGTCGGCAGTTGCGGCGGTCGCCTGCCCGAAACGAACAAGGCCTGCGGTGGCCGACCCTGCGCTTGCAGGGCGCTGGCCAGTTCAAAGCCCAGCAGCGCACCCAGGCTGTGTCCATAGATGGCATAGCGTTCGGGAAGTAGCCCGAGCAAAGCGTGGCTCATGTCCTCGATCAGCGTGAGATGGCTGGTATGCAGGGATTGGCTGCGGCGCGTTCCGTGTCCGGGCAATTCGAGGGGGGCGATGTGGATGCCGTAGCCGGCAAAATAGGCTTGCCAGCTGCGGAAGCTGGCCGCATTGCTACCGGCGTGGTGCAGGCAGAACAAGGTCATGCCACTGCGATGCGTATCGTTGAAGGGCAGGTAGGGGCTGGTTGGTGTGGAAGAGATCATGCGTGTGCTATTTCCTCTGTCCAAGGGCTGGACAGCAGTTGATCGATGCACGCCAGCAGTTGTGGCCGCTGCTGACGCAGGAAGAAGTGGCCGCCCGCCACGGCTTGCGCTGAAAACCGCCCACGGGTGTGGTTGCGCCATTGCAACGCCTGCTCAGGCGTGACCAGATGATCGTCCTCGGCATAGAAGAGCGTGATGGGCGCATCGATGCTGCAGTCACTGGCGCAACAATAGTGTTCGGCCAGCTGGCTGTCGCTGCGCAGGGCCGGCATGACGGTCTGCATCATGTCGGTATGCTGCAGGATATCGGTGGGCGTGCCGCCCAGTTGGGCCACGGCGTGGGCGAACTGGGCCGGCGGCAGGTGCGAAAGCGCTTGTCGTACCGGCACGCTGGGAGCGGGACAGGCCAGCACGATGAGATGCTGCGGCGGTGTTCCCTGGGCGCTGAAGTGACGCGCCAGTTCGAACGCGATTTTGCCGCCCAGGCTACAGCCCAGCAGCGCCCAGGGCTGCTGCACATAGGGCTGTAATACCGCGGCCAGTTGCTGCACCAGCTTGTCCATGTCCACATGGGCGGCTTCGGCCAGCCGGTTCTCGTGCCCGGGCAACTGGAGCGGATGCAGGCTCCAGTGCGCGCTGGCCGACGTCCAGTCCCGATAGATGGACGCGCCGCCGCCTGCATAAGGTAGCGCGAACAGTTGGCAATGACCGGGTCTGGCTTGCATGGCCGGATGACTGAGCGGCAGCCAGCTGCCACCCCGCTCGGCGGGCGTGGCCGGCCGTGGCGTCGGTGGCTGTGTTTGTCGCGGTTGTTGCACTTGTTCCAGCCGCTGGCCGCGCTGGCGCAGCGCTTCCTGCAGTGCAGGGCCAATCGGCTGCGCTCGCCGGGTGCTCTTGCGCCAGTGCTGGATGATGTAGTCGGCGCGGCCCTCTTCCAGAGCGGCAAAGAGGGGCGAGTCGGGGTTGGCCAGATACTGTTGCAGTTCAGCGTGCAAGGAGGGATTGTCCAGCTCCGCCAGGACCTGCTGCAATCGCCGCCACAAATGGGGCGAGGCGCGTCGGCGCGAAGCCAGCACCTCTTGCCTGACCGAGCGGTGCTGCTGCAGCTCCAGGCCGCACAGGGTCAGGGCCTCTTGCAGCAGCGGCAGGCTGTTCTGGTCGATGACGTCGCTGAAACAGAAATAACCCTGCGGGGCCAGGATGCGCTGCACCTGTTCGAAAAACGCCGGCAGGTCGCTGTAGGCGCCCGAGGATTCCATGTTCAGCACTACATCCACACTATTGTCGGGATGCGGCAGGCGGCAGGCGTCCCCCAGCTGGAAGCGCAGGCGCCGCCCCTGGTGTTGCTGGCGGCAGTAAGCGATATTGCTGGGGCTGATGTCGATGCCTATCAGTTGCGTGGGCGCATAGAAACGCTGCAGCAGGGCCAGCGCTCCACCCCGGCCACAGCCGATGTCCATGATCCGTTTGCCATCCAGGGGCGTCTTGCCGATGATTTCCAGCACCAGGCGGGCCTGGCTGTGATTGGGCTCGTGATCCGCGATGCGATGGCAGGCCTGGTCCCTGTCCGGGCAGTCGCTGTGATAGCCCCAGTTCAGATAGTGGGCATGGTCGGCCAGCCCGGCGTGTTCCAGCAGGGTGGCCAGACCCTGGTAGGCCAGCCGGTTGCGGCGATGGTTAGCGTCCAGCATGGGCATGTTCTCTGGCGTAGGAAACGGGATCAGGGAAGGGCGGGCAGGGCGGAGCCAGCTCGGTCATGACGGGCTGGCCGACGGCGCGCATGATGTCCAGCCAGGACTGGCCATGCTGGACCCAGTGCGGACTATCCGGGCTGGGTTCCTGCATGAGTTCGTCCAGCGCCCGGAAGATGGCATGGGGAATGTCCTCTTCGACCGCCTCATTGAGGCTGGGCGCCTGCGCCGGCCCGAAGGTGATGGAGGTGGGCTGGCGGTTATAGCGGCTGCTGCGCAGCGCTTCGCCGTTGAGGAGGTATGAGGCGTCGGCGCCATCCTCCTGATAGTTGGGCGCGTAGATCGGGTGGCTCCAGACTACGGGGCCATAGCTGTTGGCCAGCAGGATATTGCCCTGCGGTCCACCGCAACTGATCCGGTGCATCACCAGACTGTGGTGGTCCAGGTCGCGGTGGTCCAGATAGGTTTGCAGATGCAGGCTCAAGGGAATCCCCGCCAGCACACCCTGCAGCGAGCGAAACGGCCAGGGGTGCGCTGGTCGGGGCAGCGTCTCCAGGCTCAAGGGCGCGCTTACAGCAAAGGGCGCCAAGCCGCCCAGGGCGCGTCCCAGGATATCCAGGCTGGAGTACAGCAGTTGCAGGCTGGTCGTCATCTCGATGAACCACAGCGGCTGTTGCGTCAGGCCCTGGCGCACGTACTGGATGAAGCGCTGGCCGGCGGGCAGATGGGGATACAGCGTATTGATCTGGTACCGCACGCCATGCTCGCGCGCCGTGCTCAAGAGGCGCTGGGTATCGGTGGGGTGCAGCGGATGCTCTTGAAGCACATGGATGCCACGTTGCAGTAATGCGCTGGCCAGCCGTGTGCCATCGCCGCCGACGATGCTGGTCCTCACCGCCACGCAGGCGATATCGATATCTGCGGGTAACTGATCCACCTGCCGGTACAGGGGAATGTCCAGTTGCCGCGCCAGCGCGACCGAGCGCGCACTCCCTCTGGCCAGGATGCCGCACAGCTGGTAGCCCGGTCTTTGCTGCGCCAGCGCCGCCAGGTAGTGTTCGCCGAAACGGGTGCCGCAGACGATGACCTTGTGCGGCGGCCTGGTTGCCAAGTTCTTGTCGGCGTTCATGGGTGGCCTTTCTTGCGCAGCGAAGACAGCCGGGGAAGTTCAGCGGCAAAGGCGGCCATGTCGGCAAGATCGGCCTCGGCCTGGATCAGCGCCGTGGGCGGGCGTTGCCAGTTGTCGGCTGAACGGGCCAGCGCATGCAGGATCGCTTCCAGGCGCAGGATGACAGTCTCGCCGACTTCTTCCGGGAATATCCTGGTGTCGAGGTCGATGTTGTAGAGCAGGGCGCTTTCCTCTTCCAGCACCTGCAGGTGCAGCCAGGTATCGGCTTGGCTGGCGGTTTCGTAGCTGGGCATGCCCAGCAGCGGATCGGACACTTCCGGGATGCTGTAGGCCTGGCGCACGCCCAGTAGGCTGGTCATGGCCACCGGCGGCAGCGCCCCCAGATGGGTGCTGCCCAGGGTGCTGTGCTGATGGTCCTGCAAGACTGCTGCGGGGTCGGGGATGAACAGCTGCAAGCGTTGCTGCAGAGCCTGCTGGCACTGTTGCATGAGGGCCGTGACATGGCTGGCCGTCAGGTCGCAGGGCAGCACGGCGCAGGTGCTGGCATCGAGCATCACGTTCATGATGTGGGCATGCAGCGGCAGGCGATCGGGATAGTCCAGCCGCAGCGAAAAGGCGGACTGTTGCGTCCACGGTTGTAGCGCCATGGCCAAGGCCGCCAGCAGCACTACGGTGCCGCTCACGCCGGCTTGTTCCCCTTGTTGCTTCAGCTGCAGCCAGTCCGGGCGCGCCAGGGTGCGGCGCCACGTCAGCAGCGCAGCACCTGCGCGCTGGCTGGCATGGACCGGCAGTTCGGGCGGCGTGGGATAGCCGGCCACGATGTTGCGGTACTGCTGCAGATGCGACTGCGCCAGGGGGGTCTGGCTCAGTGCTGTTTCGGCATGCAGATAGTCCAGTCCGTCAAAGGCCAGGCTGGGCAGGCCATAGTCGGGATCGTTGATGAGCAGGTGCAGCTCACGCAGCATGATGCGGAAGCTCTCGATATCCACCAGCAGAGTGTGGACCAGCAGATGCAGGCACAGCCGTTCCCCCGGAAGGTGGCTGGCGTGCCACTGGAACAGCGGCCATTCCCCCGGTGCGAAACGATAGCTGCTCAGTCGTTGCCGCAACTGCTGGCGCGCTACCGCCAGGGAGTCGCCCTGCTGCGCCGTCAGATGATGGTGCGTGATGCGCTGGTGTACCTCGGCGACCGGACGCAACTGGCCATCGCTGGCGATGCCGCAGCGCAGGATGGGGTGCCGTTGCAGCAGCCTGTCCCAGGCTTGCTCGAAGCGGGCCAGGGGGAAGGACTCGGTCTTGTCGTATTCGACATAGAGCTGTGGCGGCCGGTCTGCATGTGCCTGTTGCCAGCGCAGCGCGCGCAACCCTTGCAGGCGTGGTGGTGCGGCGCTGGCGGGACGGGCGGTATCGCCATTGTCCAGCAGCCATCCGGGGCGTTGCCGCTCCAGCGCTTGCAGCGCCTGGCGCAGCAGCGGGGTTTCCTGCGCTGGGGCCGGGGTGGCATGGGCTTGCTTCTGGCGTAGTAGTTCGGTGAGGGCCTGCAGATGGCTGGCCTTGAAGATATCTTCGGCAGAGAGATGCACGCCGGTATCGCGCCGGATACTCTCGTTGAGTTCCAGCAGTAGCAGGGAATCCAGCCCCAGCTGGATCAGCGGCGTGAGCGGATCGATCTCGGCCGGTGCGCACTTGAGCAGTTGCGCCAGTTGCTGGCGCAGATAAGGGCCGGTCTGATCTTCTTCGCGCGTCGGTGTGAGCGCTTGCAAGCTCACTTGCGTTGGCCCGTGGGCTTGCGTGCGTTGCTGCGGGATCAGCCCGGCCAGGGCATCAACGAAGCCTTGCAGCGTTTGCGAAGCGAAGGCAGTGCTGGCCGAGATATCGATGCCGTAGCGCTTGTTGAGCCGCTCGCACAATTCCAGCAATAGCAGCGAATCCAGGCCGGACTGGATCAGTTGGCTATGCCCATGCAGGCTGTTGGCATCGCACTTGAGCAGGTCGGCCATGTCTCGCCTTACTTGCTCGAACAGACCAGACCCGGAGACCCCCCGCACATCAGAGACATCAGGCAGACTGGCTTGCACTGTCGGGAGCGCCGCTGCATGGTTGATTCCCACGGCCTCTGCCGGCAAGGTGGAGGCCAGACGGCAGGCCACATACACGGCCTGTTCACCTGCGACCGCCTGTGCCAGCAGGGCGAGCGCTTCACTATTGCGCATGCCCAGCATTCCGCGTTGCGCCAGGGTGCTGGCCAGTACCTGGCGCTGGTCCGGTGCGATGTCGCGCCAGAACCCCCAGGCCAGCGCCACGGTGTCGCAACCGGCCTGGCTACGTTGCTGCGCCAGGCTTTCCAGCAGCGCGTTGGCGCCAGCGTGCGTGGCCTGGCCCGCTGGCGCGAAGGCCGTGGCCGCCGATGAGAAGTAGACCGTCAATTGCGGCGATAGCTGGGTTTCGTACTCGTGCAGCAACAGGGCCGGCAGGTACTTGGTGTTCACCGACGCCTGCCAGCTCGTCGCTTCATAGCGCGCCAGCGGTGCATCGTTGACGACCCCGGCAAGATGGAAGATCGCACCGATGGCCGGGCCCTCGGCCAGCCGTTGCAGCGCGGCGCGGAACTGTGCGGGATCGGTAGCGTCGGCCTGTGCATCGACCTGGATCAGCGCGCCGTCCAGGCTCAGCATCTGCAGCCTTGCCTGCTCGGCGGCAGTGGCGCGTCGGCGTGCCAGCAAGACGATATCGCGCACGCCCTGCTGCTGCAGCCAGTGCGCCAGCGTCAGTCCCATCTCTCCCAGTCCGCCCACGATAACGCATCGGCCCTGGGGTAGGCTGGCGAGCGAGTGCACGCGTGCCGCCGCCAGCTGGCGCTGCCAGAGTTGCTGGCCGCGCTGGGCGATCACTGTCTGTACGTTGCCGTTGGCCGCTGCCAGCCAGGGCAGCATGGCCGTGGTCGGCGGCTGCGATGGGTCCAGTTCCAGATGCAGCGCGTCCAGCGCAGGATATTCATGGCGGGCCACCCCCAGCACGCAGGACAAGGCCTGGCCGGTGCGATGGTGTACGACGTCGTCCGGCCAGACGGCCAGGCTCTGTTCGGTCAGCAGGACCAGCCGCATGGGTTGCGGCCATGCCGCTATTGCCTGGACCAGCACGGCCAGTGCGCCCAGTTGCTGCTGGCTGGCCTGGACTTGTTCTTCAGGCGCGTCGCCAGCCCTGTCATGCGCGCGATAGCACAGCGTGTCGGGCTGATGCTGGGTCAGCAAAGCGATCAGTGCAGCGGTCGTCCAGGAAGCAGGCTGTTCTGGCTGGATCAGCGTGATCCCTGCTGCCTGCAACAGGCGCATCCACGCCGCTGGGCAAGGCTGGGC is a window from the Herbaspirillum rubrisubalbicans genome containing:
- a CDS encoding thioesterase domain-containing protein → MLDANHRRNRLAYQGLATLLEHAGLADHAHYLNWGYHSDCPDRDQACHRIADHEPNHSQARLVLEIIGKTPLDGKRIMDIGCGRGGALALLQRFYAPTQLIGIDISPSNIAYCRQQHQGRRLRFQLGDACRLPHPDNSVDVVLNMESSGAYSDLPAFFEQVQRILAPQGYFCFSDVIDQNSLPLLQEALTLCGLELQQHRSVRQEVLASRRRASPHLWRRLQQVLAELDNPSLHAELQQYLANPDSPLFAALEEGRADYIIQHWRKSTRRAQPIGPALQEALRQRGQRLEQVQQPRQTQPPTPRPATPAERGGSWLPLSHPAMQARPGHCQLFALPYAGGGASIYRDWTSASAHWSLHPLQLPGHENRLAEAAHVDMDKLVQQLAAVLQPYVQQPWALLGCSLGGKIAFELARHFSAQGTPPQHLIVLACPAPSVPVRQALSHLPPAQFAHAVAQLGGTPTDILQHTDMMQTVMPALRSDSQLAEHYCCASDCSIDAPITLFYAEDDHLVTPEQALQWRNHTRGRFSAQAVAGGHFFLRQQRPQLLACIDQLLSSPWTEEIAHA
- a CDS encoding Gfo/Idh/MocA family oxidoreductase, producing the protein MNADKNLATRPPHKVIVCGTRFGEHYLAALAQQRPGYQLCGILARGSARSVALARQLDIPLYRQVDQLPADIDIACVAVRTSIVGGDGTRLASALLQRGIHVLQEHPLHPTDTQRLLSTAREHGVRYQINTLYPHLPAGQRFIQYVRQGLTQQPLWFIEMTTSLQLLYSSLDILGRALGGLAPFAVSAPLSLETLPRPAHPWPFRSLQGVLAGIPLSLHLQTYLDHRDLDHHSLVMHRISCGGPQGNILLANSYGPVVWSHPIYAPNYQEDGADASYLLNGEALRSSRYNRQPTSITFGPAQAPSLNEAVEEDIPHAIFRALDELMQEPSPDSPHWVQHGQSWLDIMRAVGQPVMTELAPPCPPFPDPVSYAREHAHAGR
- a CDS encoding thioesterase II family protein, whose translation is MISSTPTSPYLPFNDTHRSGMTLFCLHHAGSNAASFRSWQAYFAGYGIHIAPLELPGHGTRRSQSLHTSHLTLIEDMSHALLGLLPERYAIYGHSLGALLGFELASALQAQGRPPQALFVSGRRPPQLPTPMPWRHQMGDAELVEQLLALGGNGTTLLAHPELQALFLPVIRADFAITECYQYQPRPALQCPLHSFVGERDPEVSAAQMALWQMHTAADFSQQVIAGAHFPDEQAQQGLWQQIARRAVQGREKV